TCCGGCAAGGCCAAGGCCATTGGTGTGTCGAACTTTAACGTTCACGATCTCCAGAACCTCTTGAATCACGCCGAAGTGGCACCGATGGTTGACCAGATTCAATACTACGTCGGCTACACGGAACCGAAAATCACCCAGTTTGCGCAGGCGCACAATCTGTTGGTTGAAGCCTATTCCCCACTAGCGACCGGCGACATGCTGAACAATCCGGCGGTCCGCGAAATGGCGAACAAGTACCACGTTTCGCCGGCCCAACTGGCCTTGCGGTTCTGTCTGGAAAACGGGGTCTTACCACTCCCGAAGGCGACCCACCAAGACCACATTGCAGCTAACGCGCAGTTGGACTTTTCCATCAATGCCACCGATATGGCGACGTTGAACGGGATGGCCGACACCGCGGCGAACCACTTTCATAACGGGACGCAGGGCTAAAGGGATTTTCGAACACGAAGAGAGTGGGACAGAAGGCGGTTAGCTGGTGAGCATTAACGTCGTAAGACGGACAATCCTGAACTTGGATTGTTTGGCTTACGGGGTTAAGCGGAACCAGCTGCCTTTTGGCGCACGTTTCGACACCAAATATTCGGAGACACTAAGAGCCTGAGACTTTTATCTCAGGCTTTTAGTTACGGGCCAAGTGGCTTTTAAATTGGGCGAGTTCGGCCGCTGTTACGTAAACCATGGTCAGCTGGTGGGCGTGGTCGAGCGCGCCTTGTCGGCGGTACAGGGGAATGACCAGTAGCGTTTTGCCCGGCACGTTGGTGGGACGGGTGCGGACCTCACTGGTCTTGAAGCGCAGTGCTTGGGGTCCTTGGGTCAGTAAGTTCAGGTTAGCCGCCAGGACCTGGCTACGCGCGGTGCCGGCGGGGGCGTCCGGTTGCAGACTAGCGACTAGTTGACGAGTAAACCGGCGTTCTAGGGCGCGCAAAGAGGTCTGCCAGGCGAACACGCCGGCCAGTAAGCCGAAGACCAGAAAAGTAAGTAATAGGATGATCGTTTGGGGTTGGGCTAAGATGAGGACCAGTGGCAGGCCACTTAGGCGAACCAGATCGGCGAGGGTGAAGCCAATCACGCCCAACATGATTAGAATCAAGCCGTAAGCGCTGCCGCGGTAAAGGGCAAAACGCCGGCCGAAGATGCTGTGGAGTAACGGGGCTTGGGTGTGCACGTCGTGTTGTACTTGTGACGCTAACGGGGATGCGGGGGCCATGGGGGAACTTCCTTTCTAACAATCTTGAATTAAGGTCTAGCATACCATATCCCGCAACCAGCGAGTCAGAGGCGCCACTGCGTTAAGCCTTTGACCAGATTGTAAGCTGGCTTTTGCAACTATGGTGTTGGAACGAGTACCGACCGGTGGGGTTTGCGTAACGACAAAACGACCACCATTCCTGAATTTGGGAACGGTGGTCATCTTTAGGTTAGAGCCTGGAACAAAAGTTTCAAACTCGTCTGTGTCTCCGAATATTTGGTGTTGAAACGTGGGTTGCTGTCTATTCTGCGGTTACAATTGGTAGTGGGCTAGAAATTGCCGAACGTCTGCCGTGACTTGGTTGTGCGGCAGGGTTAAGCGGGCCTTGTGTCCCGGTTTGGCCGCATAGAGTTGAGCGGTCATGGTGTCATCACCGGTGGGTGCCTCGATGAATAACAGAGGTAACCGGCTGCGCTTGACGTGTGCCAGCGGGTTGATGCGTTCTAGCGCGAAGCCGTACAGGAACTGGGTGGCTAACGAGACGGCGGTCGTCAGACCGGGGATGTGCCGGTGAGCCAGCCGTTGCCGTACCTGGACGTAAGCCGTAGTATAGCCATTCGCTAACACGCCTAACTTAACGTTGGTTGGTAACGCCGCATCACTGGTTAATCCCACGATGGCGGCCCCGACGTCGGTGCCGAATAAGCCGATCGCGACCTGGCTATCGGCTGCGATGAGCTGGTCGATCCAACCGCAAGCACTCCGTTGTTCGAAGTAACCAGCGCTGGTATACCCGCCTTGACTGGCGCCGGTGGCTAGGTTGTCGGGCAAGAGCACGTTGTAGCCCAACTGGTGAAAGTGGACCCCGTAGGTCGCGAGTGACCGGTGGTCGGTTTGCCGACCGTGAAAGAGAATCAGGGTTTTGTGTGTGGCCGTGGCGGCTGGAACGTACCAGGCCGTTTCGGTGAGATTAAATTGATTTTGCAGGGTCCACTTTTCGGCCGGCAGCTGGCTAAACGCCTGAGCCGCCGGGTCAACGGTCGTCGTGGTCGGTGCCACGGCAACGGGGTGGAAAAGATGCAGGGCAGTCACCATGCCGGCGACCAGCCAGAGGATGCCTAAGATTAAAACTAGATTAAAAAAGATAAACATCAGATAACCTTCTTTCGCGTTTGTAAAACGATTAACCAGATGGCCGGGCCCCCACTCGGAGCGACCATCGTCAGACGCGTCGAACTTTGATATCGGCATTAGTGTAACTGATTTTATAAAATAAATCAATAAAAAAAGACGTAAAAGTTATAAAACGTCTAAAAATTGCAATTGAGACGCTTTTTCAGTACAATTTAGGCATTAAGGATGTGGCGAAATGGTAGATAAGGACGAGCGGCGCATCGCCATGGTCATGGCGGCGCAAGAATACATCATCATTCACGGCTTACGGGGATTGAAGATCGACGTGTTGGCGCAGGCCATGGGGGTCAGTCGGGCCAAGCTGTACCAGTATTTTGGTTCTAAAACGGGGGTCATTCAGGCCGTGGTGGCGTACTACACCGATTTTATCGATCAGCTAGAGTTACCCGCGACGGGGGCGGCACCGACGGCGTTCAGCCAGCGGTTCTTCGACTTCTTTTTCGAAGACATGGCCTACCTAGGAACCACCACACCGCAGTTATTAAGCGGGTTACGGGCCGAATATCCGGAGTTGTTTTTAGCACTGAATGAACGCCTGCAAACGCGAGAACAACAGGAACGGGCCTACATTCAGGCCGGTCAGGCGGCAGGGGTCTTTCGAGCGGAACTCCTGCCCGACTTAGTCTTGTTGCAGAATCAAAGATTAATACCGGCGATGGTGACCCGGGAGTTTCGGTTCAAGAGTCGGGCACAATTACCCATGATTATTCGGGGGTACTTCGACCAGTTAGTGGCCACGTTATTACGCGAACCCCACCAGGCCGCGGCGAAAGCGTCGTGGGATGGGCAACGCATCCAGCGGATAAACCAAAAGTACGCGCGGATTTCCTTACAAGCGACCTAAATTAAAGTGGTTTTAAATGATGTGAATTAACGACAAAATGACCATTATTCCTGAATTGGGAATAATGGTCATTTTTGGCGTTAAGCGAAGCTAGCGGCTGTTGAGCGTACGACTGGCCCCTGGTGACAGTTTATTTAACGTGTTTGGTGGTTAGATCCCGCTGTCCTTGGCGTTGTTCTAACCGTTGGAGAATGACGCCTACCCCGATTCCTAGGACTAACATCCCAATTCCCAACCAGGGGGTGTTGGTCAGTTGTCCCTGGGCCACGGCTTGGCCACCCAACCCGGATCCCAACATGATGCCAATGTTGAAGGCCGAGATGTTCAGCGCGGAGGCCAGTGAAACCTCGTTCGGCGTGTAGGTTTCCGCTAACTGAACGATGTAGAGCTGTAGCCCCGGCACGTTCATGAAGGCGAAGAGCCCCATGATGACCACGGCCAGTAAGTCCCAGAAGTGCAGGTTGACGGTCAACCGTACCAGTAACAGTGCGATGGCTAGGCCCGCAAACATCTTCATGATGGCCGGTAGTGGGTGCCGGTTGGCAAACCGGCCGCCCAGGGTGTTACCAATGGCAACGGCGACCCCGTAGAAAATCAGAATCACGACAATGGCGCTAGTCGACCAGCCCATTTGCTGGTTCAGAATGGGCGTCAGGTAAGTGTAGACCGGGAACGTTGCCCCGTAACCCAAGGCCGTGATGATGAGGATCAACAGGAGTTGGGGTTGCTTTAAGATCCGCCAAATGCCCTTGATGCTGGTGGGGTTGGGTAACGGTAAGTCGTTAGGCACGACCAAGAGGTTGGTGACTAATCCGATCAGCCCCAGCAGAATCAGGAAGACGAACGAGGCACGCCAACCGAACGTTTGCCCGATAAAGGTTCCCAGTGGCACGCCGGTCACCGTTGCCAACGTCAGGCCGGTAAACATTACGGCAATGGCGGAAGCCCGCTTCTCGGGGGCCACGACGTCCGCGGCAATCAACGACGCAATCGCCATGAAGATGCCGTGGGCCAGAGCGGCCAGGACCCGGCCGGCTAACAAGATGCCGAAGGTCGGGGCGGCGGCCGCCAAGAGGTTACCTAATAAGAAGGTCACCATGATGGCGATTAAGAGGTGCTTACGGTTCCAGCGGTTGGTGACCAGCGCCAGAATCGGTGTCCCCACCGTAATGCCGGCGGCGTAAAGCGACACGGTCGCGCCACCCTGGGCGAGGGAAATGTTGAAACTCTGAGTTAACAATGGCAATAAGCCAACACTGATGAATTCGGTGGACCCGATGGCAAAAGCACTAATGGCTAAGGAAAATAGGATCCAACCTGATGAAATGGTACGCTGCATATGGCGTGACCTCCTTTAATTAACTAATTGATGTTGCTTAGTATACGGGCCTGGCGTGTCGCTCACAAGACGGCACTTTAAAGTGCGCTAGGCACCTGGAGGTAACCTTGTTTGGTTGAGATGAATTGTGTTGCCAGCACTATTCTGATGGATTAGACATAGCTAGAATTTGTCTTAAAAGACTAACTTAGAGGATTCAGCGCCTCCGGGTCACACGAGTTATAACAGTAATTAAACTGAACTCTTTTTAACAAAAGATAATAAATAATTATTTAAATCGGTCATTGAGTTTTAAGTCAGGGCCTAGTTAGGTTTAAAAAGTGTTTATTACATTGTATGAATTGATGATTTTGTAACTTATGAACGAATGATTATTGGACTGCCATTAAAACGATTGTCAGTTCGAACCGCTAGTGTTCAGCCTGGAGGTGAGCAGGGGCTCAGCCAGCGAAATTAGTCTTGGTCAGCGTATTTTGCTGGCCTAGACTAAGGCCGAGTTTGAAGACCCGCGGATTTTGCGGGGCTTCAAATCGTGCCCGCAGGCGTTCCAGCCCCTGATCACCGGAAGGCGACCAGTTTCATCAATGGAAAACCCCATAAGTAATTGTGAAGTTTTCAAGACTTTCAGGGTCAGATTGTGCAGAGAGTAAACAAACCTGATAAAATAGTCTTACGCAAACTAAGTAAGGGGGTGGCCGTCTTGTACCACGGTTACGAGACTCTCCGCATACCAGATCGCTAATGCACCGTTTTAAATTTGAAAGGATGATTTTTTTCTATGGCAGAACAGCCGAATCAAAGTAGTACCCCAGTTGCCGAAACGACCGACCCTGGACCGGCCACGCCGCTGTGGCAACGTAGCACCGCGCAGCTCCAGATCGATTACGCCACCGATGGCACCACCGGTCTGAGTGCGGCGGAGGCCCAAGCTCGCTTGGCCAAGAATGGGCCCAACGAACTGACCGCTAAGCCCCAGTCCAACCTGTTGCGGTTTTTAAAACAATTCAACAACAGTATTATCTACATCTTAGCGGCCGCGGCCATTATGACCTTCTTTATGCACCACTACTCCGACTCGACCGTTATCGGGTTAGTGATTGTCGCTAACGCCTTCATCGGTTTTTTCCAGGAACGTTCCGCCGATAACGCGCTGGCGAGAATCAAGGCGTTACTGGTGTCCGAAGCCGTGGTAATCCGCGACGGGCAGAAACTCACGCTGCCGTCACGCGACGTGGTGGTTGGCGATATCGTCCAACTGGAAGCTGGGGATACCGTTCCCGCCGACCTGCGACTGATTGCCGCCGATAACCTGAAGATTCAGGAATCCGCGCTGACCGGGGAGACCGACTCCGTGTTAAAGGGAGAAGACCCGTTAGCTGCGAGTGATCTGGCGTTGGCCGACCGGTCGAACCAAGCGTTTGCCTCGACGGCCGTGACGAACGGGTCCGGCCGCGGGATCGTGACGGTGACCGGGGCACAAACCGAAATTGGGACCATTCAGCAACACGTCGCTAAGGTGAAGACCCAACCCACGCCGTTGATGCGCAACTTAAATCGCTTAGGCCTGGGCTTGTCACTGGCCATCTTAGTGGTGGCGGTCTTGCTGTTTATCTTAGGGATGGTGACCCACGTCTACAGCCTGCCAACCTTACTGATCGCCGTGATCACCATGGTGGTCGGGTCGATGCCCGAAGGCCTACCCGCTAGTACCTCGGTGGTGCTAGCGATGGGGACCCAACAGATGACTAAGCAAAACGTCATCGTTAAGACCTTGCCAGCCGTCGAAACGTTGGGGGCCGTGGACATCATCAACACCGATAAGACCGGGACGTTGACCAAAAACGAAATGACCGTGACCGACGTCTTGACCCCCCAGGCCTCCTATGCGGTGACCGGGGTGGGTTACGATGCCGCCGGGCAGATTCAAGACCAGCAGGGCCAGACCGTGGCTTGGCAAGATGACGCCAACTTGGAATGGTTGGTCCAAATCGCCGGGCAGACCTCCGACGCCGAATTCCACGAGGAAGACGGCCAATGGGTCCTGACCGGAGAACCGACCGACGGGGCGTTGACCGCGTTGTACCACAAGTTGACCGGTCAAGACCCGGCGCCGCAAGAAATCGATTCGTTGCCGTTTGACTCGGCGATTCGCTACTCCGCCCGCCTAGTCGACCACCGCAATCAGCGCTGGTTACTGGTCAAAGGGGCGCCCCAAACGTTACTGCGCCTGATGCAAGAACAGGGTCAGACCGTCGATGCGGCCGCCTGGCAGGAACGCTTGTCACAACTGACCCGCCAAGGTAAACGGGTGGTGGCCTTAGGGTACCAACCCGTCCCCGCCGATGCGGACGAGGTCGACGATTTGCCGATCGGTAAGGACCTGCATTTAGCCGGGATGACCGGGATCATCGACCCGCCGCGTCCGGGGGTGGCCGACGACGTCAAGCAACTGCGCTACGCCGGTATCAAGGTCAAGATGATCACCGGGGATGACCCTGAGACCGCCGCGGCGATTGCGGCGCAACTGACCCTGGCCGAACAGCCTAAGGCGATTACCGGACCGGAATTGAACCAGCTGAGTGACGCCGAATTGGTCGATAAGATCGACCAGTACACGGTGTTTGCCCGAACCACGCCGGCCGATAAACTGCGGATCGTGCAGGCCCAACAGAAGCGGGGCCACGTGGTCTCGATGACCGGGGACGGCGTGAACGATGCGCCGGCCTTAAAACAGGCCGATATCGGGGTGGCCATGGGGATTCGGGGAACCGACGTCGCCAAGGACTCCGCCGACATGGTCTTAGCCGACGACGATTTCACGTCATTGCTGGGGGCCGTGCGGGAAGGCCGACACGTCTTCGACAACATTCGCAAGACGATTCGCTTCCTGCTGCCGACCAGTTTTGCCGAAGGGCTAATCGTGGTGCTGAGTATCCTGATGGACCAGACGTTACCGTTGTTCCCGACGCAGTTACTGTGGATCAACATGGTCTCGGCCCTGACGATTCAGTTTGCCTTCATCTTCGAGCCCGCCGAAAGCGGCATCATGAAGCGTGGACCGCGAGACGTGACCAAGGGGATTCTGGGCAAGTACGACATCTTCGAAGTGGTTTACGTGTCGCTGCTGATTTCGGGGCTGGGGATGTTTGCCTACGACCTGTTGACCAGTCAGGGACTTAGCGCCGTGGTCGGCAGTACCATGACGTTAAACGTGATCATCTTCGGGAAGATCTTCTACCGGTTCAACCTGCAAAACGACCATCCGGTACTCTCGAAGTACTTCTTTAGAAATAAGATGAGTTTCGTGATTGTGGGCATCCTGTTGGCACTCCAAGCCATGATCATCTACTGGCCAGCCATGCAGGGCGTCTTCCACACCACCAGTGCCAACTTCACTTACGGCTGGGGGATTCCGATCCTGGCCGGTATCGTGGTTCTGGTAGTCACCGAAATTGCCAAGGCGTTACGGCACCGTTGGCAACGCGTGGTTCAGGATAAGGAACAACGCGTCACGGCCGACCGAACGGTGGACTAAGTTAGTCGTCAATCAGGGGTCGTTTAAAAAATAATCACAAAAAGCGCTCGACCAAGATTTTCCCAAACGGGAAATTGGTCGGGCGCTTTTCAATTGAATTAGGTTAGTCTTCGTCGTCTTGTGGCTGTAAGTCCCAGTGTTTGGTTTTGACGTTGTAACGGTAGTTGAGGTCGTCTTTGCCCCCAAATTGACTTTGACTCCAGTAACTCTTGGTGGTTACCCGGCTATCAGGACGTAACACCACGCTTTTGGCATTGTTGGGATTGGCCGATGAGACAACCATATTACCGTCGATGGTGTAGGTGTTGTACGGGACGACATCGGCTTCATCGTCTGCAGCAATAGCAAAGTAGGTTTTCCCGTGGTAGCGGACCTGACCGACGCCCCAACCGCCCTTGTGATGCGTGTAGCGGGTCAGGGTCATGGTGGCCCCAAACGGGTACGGGTGAAAGCTGTAGTGTTCTTTAAGTAGGTTGGTCTGGGTGCTGGCGAAATCCGCGGGACTTAGGTCGTCCACCGTGGACGACAGGTAGACCGTCTTGCCGACGCTACTTTGGATGTGCTTGGGCGCGACCGCGAACGGCACGGTGATGCCCAGATCGAACCAGCGTGGTTTGTTCGCACGGGTGATGGTGTATTGGACCTTGGCCGTCGGGGCGTATTTACCGGAACGCAACACCCACGGGGCATGACGGCTTGCTCGGGTGAGCTGAACGTTGCTGCCCTTCTTGAGGGTGATTTTGGCGAGTACCTTGTGGGTGGTCGGTTGGACCTTTTTGATGGTGACCCTGCGGCGCAGCGTGACCCAACGGGGCTTGGTCCAGTAGGCTTTTGCGTGCGCAGTGGTGGTGCTTAGCAGTCCCCCGACGAACAGAGAACCAACTAGAAGTAACGTAACGTGGCGTTGAGACATGTAGCACCCCTTCCTTAGTGACTGACTAATTTAATTTGTGAGAGAATCGTTAATTAATGGGAATAATAATTTGAGTATAACACGTCACTAAATGGTCGTCACAGGTTTCTGGATAATGTGGCCGGCGATAACGGGTTAAGGAGCAATTGAGATGAGGAAGGTACGGCATGGTTGGGCAAGTCCTGTCCGAATAGATGGTGTCGAAACGCGTGCCAATAGGTTGCTAATTCCGCCTAACCCCGTAAAATCGTCAGCTAATCCCAATCCAGGATTATCCCCCTTACGAACCGTCGGTCATGCTCACCAGCTAATCGCCTTTTGTCCCACTCTCGTAAAAAAATTCAACACCGGTTAGCCTACTCCGGCAGTCGAAACGGCTTCTTATCATTTGATAAGTTTTAAATTTTAAGTTGAATTTAAACAAAAGTATAGTATGATGTGGTTACAATCATTTGGGATGCCAATTATTATTAAATAAATAAATTGTGTCCAATCAACGATTCTTATTTAGTTTAAAACTGGTCAATGCAGATTGACCCCGCGCTTGAAAGGAAGTACCGCCCATTAAAATCGAAGATATCCAGACTTGGACTGCCACAGAATTAACGCGTCGCGGCCGCGATGCTAGCAAATGGCAGTTATTCGCGACGTCTGCCGAAAAAGACGTTTATCTATTCCGGAACCCCGCCAAGAATGAACAGATCACGGTGTACCAACACGCCGATGGTCAACGGGTAATGGGGAATGTTTGGGGTTCTTAGGGGACTTTAGGGGTTTACGAAGAGAGTATATGGCAACGACCGCTTCACCGCATTTTTTCGGTGGACCGGTCGTTTTTAGATTGCACTCAAAGCTGTGATGTGGGTAAACTAGTTAATGATAATAAACGTCTGGGGAGACGGGGAGGAAGGACAACATGCATTTACGCACACACGTGGACCGCACGCACTATTCGCGGTGGTTTCACTTTTGGAATCAGTATGAACGACTCACCAGCTGGCCGTTACTCATCGCCGTTTTGGTGGCCTCTATCTACCATCCGTGGTGGTTAGTGGTCATCATCGGTATCGGATTTGGCGGCGATGTGATTTGGGGCGTGAGTTTAATGATTGAAGACTGGCGGCACCACCGTAAGGGAGGCTTACGGTACCGCTAAAGGAGGATTTGGACGTGCAAACTAAGGGTCGGGTCAACCGTGAACATTACTCACGGTGGTTTCGCTTTTTCGATTGGTGGGAACGACCGGTTTCGTGGATTTTTCTGGTGTCACTAATCGTGATGGTCTTTGCCAACGTGCGCTGGTTAGCTATCGTGGTCGAAATCAGCTTGGGGTTCAACCTGATTTGGTTGATCTCGTTAGTAGTGGAGGACCACATCCATAAACGTCGGGGAGATTTTCGTTACTATTGATAGGCCAGCGACCTTTTTGCCGAATTTGATGAAAGTGGCTGGTCAGGACCGGTTCCGACTCCTATACTATTAACCAAAGGGGGCGGAACAGTTTGAATAACAAGAGTTCCGATTGTACCGAAATTTTAGTAGGTAAGGCCGCCAGTATGGACGGTTCCACGATTGTTGCCCGTAACGAAGATGGTTACGGTCCCATCAATCCGATTAAGGTCGTGGTGCACGCTGCGACGGACCAACCGAATGCGTCGTTTACGTCGATCACTACGGGCGTTCATGTCCCGCTGCCGGATCACGCGTACCGTTATACCGGCACGCCGCAAGCCGACCAGAGCGATGGTCAGTACGAAGAAGCCGGGATTAACGAATTTAACGTGGGCATGAGCGCCACGGAAACCACGGCGACCAACGCTCGTGTCCTGGGGTATGACCCGCTTGTCGATGACGGCATCAACGAAGAGGCCATGGTCACACTGGTCTTGCCGTACATCAAGAGTGCCAAGGAAGGGGCCCAACGTTTGGGCGCCTTGCTGGAAAAATACGGTACCGGCGAAAGCAACAGTATTTCCTTTAACGATAAAAACGAAATCTGGTACCTTGAAACGGCCGGAGGTCACCACTGGGCCGCCATGCGGATTCCGGATGACTGCTACGCCATCGCGCCGAACCAGACGCTGATGCAAGAGATCGATTTGACCGATAGCGCCAACTTCCTTGGGGCCAGTGATTTGACCGACTTTGTGGCGCAACACCACTTGAACCCCGAACCGGGGCACTTCAACTTCCGTGAAATCTTTGGGACCCACAGCGAAGCCGACGCGTACTACAACACGCCGCGGACCTGGTACGGCCAGAAGCTGTTCAATCCCGAAATTGATCAGGTGCCAACCAGTCAAGACATGCCGTTTACCCGTAAGCCGGCCAAGAAGATTGCTATCGAAGACGTGCAATTCTTCCTGTCGTCGCACTATAACGGCACCGAATACGACCCGTTTGGCACCTACGCCTCGGGCACGGTAAACCAACAGCGCAAGTACCGGCCCATCGCCATGGACCGCAACCAAGCCTC
Above is a window of Levilactobacillus zymae DNA encoding:
- a CDS encoding aldo/keto reductase encodes the protein MAVLTDQFSLANGTTIPQVGFGTWQIPGGQTAYDAVTNALKTGYRHIDTAKAYANESSVGKAVRDSGLDRSDVFVTTKLPAETKSYRGALADFKTTLKNLNLDYVDLYLIHAPWPWNEIGRDYDAQNLEVWQAMEEIYASGKAKAIGVSNFNVHDLQNLLNHAEVAPMVDQIQYYVGYTEPKITQFAQAHNLLVEAYSPLATGDMLNNPAVREMANKYHVSPAQLALRFCLENGVLPLPKATHQDHIAANAQLDFSINATDMATLNGMADTAANHFHNGTQG
- a CDS encoding TetR/AcrR family transcriptional regulator encodes the protein MVDKDERRIAMVMAAQEYIIIHGLRGLKIDVLAQAMGVSRAKLYQYFGSKTGVIQAVVAYYTDFIDQLELPATGAAPTAFSQRFFDFFFEDMAYLGTTTPQLLSGLRAEYPELFLALNERLQTREQQERAYIQAGQAAGVFRAELLPDLVLLQNQRLIPAMVTREFRFKSRAQLPMIIRGYFDQLVATLLREPHQAAAKASWDGQRIQRINQKYARISLQAT
- a CDS encoding MFS transporter produces the protein MQRTISSGWILFSLAISAFAIGSTEFISVGLLPLLTQSFNISLAQGGATVSLYAAGITVGTPILALVTNRWNRKHLLIAIMVTFLLGNLLAAAAPTFGILLAGRVLAALAHGIFMAIASLIAADVVAPEKRASAIAVMFTGLTLATVTGVPLGTFIGQTFGWRASFVFLILLGLIGLVTNLLVVPNDLPLPNPTSIKGIWRILKQPQLLLILIITALGYGATFPVYTYLTPILNQQMGWSTSAIVVILIFYGVAVAIGNTLGGRFANRHPLPAIMKMFAGLAIALLLVRLTVNLHFWDLLAVVIMGLFAFMNVPGLQLYIVQLAETYTPNEVSLASALNISAFNIGIMLGSGLGGQAVAQGQLTNTPWLGIGMLVLGIGVGVILQRLEQRQGQRDLTTKHVK
- a CDS encoding HAD-IC family P-type ATPase, with protein sequence MAEQPNQSSTPVAETTDPGPATPLWQRSTAQLQIDYATDGTTGLSAAEAQARLAKNGPNELTAKPQSNLLRFLKQFNNSIIYILAAAAIMTFFMHHYSDSTVIGLVIVANAFIGFFQERSADNALARIKALLVSEAVVIRDGQKLTLPSRDVVVGDIVQLEAGDTVPADLRLIAADNLKIQESALTGETDSVLKGEDPLAASDLALADRSNQAFASTAVTNGSGRGIVTVTGAQTEIGTIQQHVAKVKTQPTPLMRNLNRLGLGLSLAILVVAVLLFILGMVTHVYSLPTLLIAVITMVVGSMPEGLPASTSVVLAMGTQQMTKQNVIVKTLPAVETLGAVDIINTDKTGTLTKNEMTVTDVLTPQASYAVTGVGYDAAGQIQDQQGQTVAWQDDANLEWLVQIAGQTSDAEFHEEDGQWVLTGEPTDGALTALYHKLTGQDPAPQEIDSLPFDSAIRYSARLVDHRNQRWLLVKGAPQTLLRLMQEQGQTVDAAAWQERLSQLTRQGKRVVALGYQPVPADADEVDDLPIGKDLHLAGMTGIIDPPRPGVADDVKQLRYAGIKVKMITGDDPETAAAIAAQLTLAEQPKAITGPELNQLSDAELVDKIDQYTVFARTTPADKLRIVQAQQKRGHVVSMTGDGVNDAPALKQADIGVAMGIRGTDVAKDSADMVLADDDFTSLLGAVREGRHVFDNIRKTIRFLLPTSFAEGLIVVLSILMDQTLPLFPTQLLWINMVSALTIQFAFIFEPAESGIMKRGPRDVTKGILGKYDIFEVVYVSLLISGLGMFAYDLLTSQGLSAVVGSTMTLNVIIFGKIFYRFNLQNDHPVLSKYFFRNKMSFVIVGILLALQAMIIYWPAMQGVFHTTSANFTYGWGIPILAGIVVLVVTEIAKALRHRWQRVVQDKEQRVTADRTVD
- a CDS encoding C69 family dipeptidase, with protein sequence MNNKSSDCTEILVGKAASMDGSTIVARNEDGYGPINPIKVVVHAATDQPNASFTSITTGVHVPLPDHAYRYTGTPQADQSDGQYEEAGINEFNVGMSATETTATNARVLGYDPLVDDGINEEAMVTLVLPYIKSAKEGAQRLGALLEKYGTGESNSISFNDKNEIWYLETAGGHHWAAMRIPDDCYAIAPNQTLMQEIDLTDSANFLGASDLTDFVAQHHLNPEPGHFNFREIFGTHSEADAYYNTPRTWYGQKLFNPEIDQVPTSQDMPFTRKPAKKIAIEDVQFFLSSHYNGTEYDPFGTYASGTVNQQRKYRPIAMDRNQASSILQIRNGVDDAHAAIQWVALGFFAYSPYMPFFTNINDTPEDYKNTTTTVSTDNVYWLEKTLSVIIEPHFHEYVEAINAYRDACQSYARGRVEATDNAVADATDVTDFLTRSNAETAGEISKRTHALFDQLVKHGLNLSMTAWEKGQNL